Proteins encoded within one genomic window of Candidatus Izemoplasmatales bacterium:
- the dtd gene encoding D-aminoacyl-tRNA deacylase, with amino-acid sequence MKVVVQRVSRASVAVDGTVVGSIGKGYVLLVGFAQGDTIAEVMRAARKIALLRVFSDEAGRLNKNVTEAGGAILSISQFTLYGDVSEGNRPSFTKALAGREAEPLFDAFNFELSKTYGIHVETGVFGAHMAVDLENDGPVTILAAFEREGL; translated from the coding sequence ATGAAGGTCGTCGTCCAGCGCGTCTCGCGCGCATCCGTCGCCGTCGACGGAACCGTCGTCGGCTCGATCGGGAAGGGCTACGTCCTGCTCGTCGGCTTCGCCCAAGGCGACACGATCGCCGAGGTGATGCGGGCCGCCCGCAAGATCGCCCTCCTCCGCGTCTTCTCCGACGAGGCGGGCAGGCTCAACAAGAACGTCACCGAGGCGGGGGGCGCGATCCTCTCGATCTCGCAGTTCACCCTCTACGGCGACGTTTCCGAGGGAAACCGTCCGAGTTTCACGAAGGCGCTCGCCGGCCGCGAGGCCGAACCGCTCTTCGACGCCTTCAACTTCGAACTGTCGAAGACCTACGGGATCCATGTCGAGACCGGCGTCTTCGGCGCCCATATGGCCGTCGATCTCGAAAACGACGGACCGGTCACGATCCTCGCCGCCTTCGAGCGCGAAGGATTGTGA